In Elephas maximus indicus isolate mEleMax1 chromosome 4, mEleMax1 primary haplotype, whole genome shotgun sequence, a genomic segment contains:
- the LOC126075170 gene encoding natural killer cells antigen CD94-like isoform X2: protein MAAFQNNLWKLISGTLAVVCLLLMATLGILLKNSFSTQSTQPTSSPGSTVEPQEGSGCCSCQEKWIGYRCNCYFFSNEEKTWAESRDFCASHNSSLLQLESKDEFSFRISDGRYYWIGLLYYNERRGAWLWEDGSALSRDLFPLFPPLNQQNCMLYVSDSILDEECAEKHGFIWE, encoded by the exons ATGGCAG CTTTTCAGAACAatttatggaagctgatttcTGGAACCTTGGCAGTGGTGTGCCTTTTGTTGATGGCTACTTTGggaattttgttgaaaaact CATTTTCCACACAAAGTACTCAGCCAACATCCTCTCCAGGATCCACCGTAGAACCCCAAGAAG GCTCTGGCTGCTGTTCTTGCCAAGAGAAGTGGATTGGGTACCGATGCAAttgttacttcttttccaatgaaGAAAAAACTTGGGCAGAAAGTAGGGATTTCTGTGCTTCTCACAATTCCAGTCTTCTTCAGCTGGAAAGCAAAGATGAATTT AGCTTTAGGATCTCCGATGGACGTTATTACTGGATTGGACTCCTTTATTACAATGAAAGACGTGGTGCGTGGCTGTGGGAGGATGGCTCTGCTCTCTCCCGGGATCT ATTTCCATTGTTTCCGCCTCTAAATCAACAGAACTGCATGTTGTATGTTAGTGATAGTATTTTGGATGAAGAGTGTGCGGAGAAACATGGTTTTATCT GGGAATGA